TACCATTGAAGAGTTGCACCGGAAGAAGGAAAGTTGCAGGCGTCACCGTTAAGCTTTTGTTAAACTGGACAAGGAAAATAAAATCTATCTTCGCTATATGAATTTTCTCGCTCATGCATATTTATCATATCACCAGCCTTCCATCACTACCGGTAATATGATTGCCGACTTTGTGAAAGGAAAGCACTGGCAGGATTATGATACAGATATACAGCAGGGCATTCAATTGCATAGACTCATAGATTCTTTCACCGATACACATTCTGTCACACTGGAAGCGAAGAGATTCTTTCAACCCGGCTGTGGCAAGTATAGCGCCGTATTCATTGACATTGTCTACGATCATTTCCTGGCCAACGATACAACCCGGTTCCCCGGCAATACACTGGCCGCCTTTGCACAGGAAGTATATACTACACTAAAGGAACGACATCACCTGTTACCCGTTGGTTTTCAGGAAGTATTCAGGTATATGAGTCAACAAAACTGGCTGATGGAGTACCAACACAAGGATGGTATTTACAAAACTTTCAGTGGCATTGTCAGAAGAAGCCGTTACCTGGAGGTAACTGCCGACGTTCCTTTTGCTGCACTGGAAGCAAACTATGATGCACTCGCTGCCAGCTACCAGGCCTTTTTCCCGGACCTTGTCAACTTTGTGCAAAATGTACCGCCAGCCCTTACATCTGTATAACTTTAATCGTAGGTTTGCACAACTATATTAATTGAACAATTAAGACCTATTAATGAAGCAAGTATTCATCGCCACACTGATCACCCTGTTTAGCTGCAGTGCTTTGTTTGCACAGGACAAAAAACTACCGCCACTGGATTCCAGCCCTATGGACATGGCTTATTATCCCGTAATGTATCCTTATGTTGTAAGAGTAAAAGGAGAACCGGGTGCCCTCGTGGCCCGCGTAATCTACAGCCGGCCACAGAAGAAAGGAAGAAAGATCTTTGGCGATCTGGAACCATATGGTGAACTCTACCGCCTGGGTGCGAACGAAGCCACTGAAGTGGAATTCTACCGCCCGGTTACAATCGGTGGCAAACTGGTGCCCAAAGGGCGCTACACCATGTATGCCATTCCTAACGAAACAAAATGGACTATCATCATCAACAGAGATACTGACATTTGGGGAGCATTCAAATACAGCGAAGCAAAAGATGTAGTAAGGATCGATGTACCAGTGACCAAAATGGATACCCCGGTAGAACCTTTTACCATGGTATTTGAGAAAGCTGATTACGGTGCTAATCTGATTATAGCATGGGATGTAGTGAGTGTGAGCCTGCCTGTAAAGTTTAGCAATGCTGCTCCTGTAAAAAAATAAAAGGCGGTAAGAATACCGCCCACGAATTTTAACCATATCCTATGAAAAACCTGAACCGAAATTAGACGGAAATACTACGGGAATACTACGGTACCCGCTTAACGTGTAAATTTAGTTCGTGAACGTAGCGAATTCATCCGTGTAAATGATTCAGATAGCAGTTTTTGACTATATGGCTTTTTAGCATACGTAGTTCTACGCATTTTGCCGTTTGTGGGATGTACTGAGGATCGTTACCTTTGGTCCTTTCCTAATAAACTACAAAATCTTACAGGCATGAAGCTGGGAACTAAACTCATTCACGCGGGAGTAACGCCGGACCCGTCTACCGGCGCCATTATGACCCCCATATTTCAGACCTCCACATATGTTCAAAGCGCCCCCGGCCAACACAAAGGTTATGAGTATGCCCGTACCCAGAACCCAACCCGTGACGCCCTGCAAAATGCACTGGCTGCCATAGAAAATGGGAAATTCGGTATCTCCTTCGGTAGTGGCCTGGCCGCTACTGATGCAGTCATGAAACTCCTGAACCCCGGTGATGAAGTCATTGCCAGCAATGATCTTTATGGTGGCACCTACCGCATCTTCACAAAAATATTTGAGCGATATGGCATCAAATTCCATTTCATAGGTATGCAGGATGCGCAGAACATCCGCAATTATATCAATACCAATACAAAGCTGATCTGGATAGAAACACCTACCAATCCGCTGCTCAACATCATTGACATTGCCGCCTGTGCACACATTGCCGGCGAACATAAAATATTGCTGGCGGTAGATAATACATTCGCCTCTCCATACCTCCAGAATCCACTGGATCTGGGTGCCAACATCGTTGTACACTCTGCTACCAAATACCTGGGGGGCCACAGCGATGTGGTACATGGCGCCATCATCGTTAAAGATGAAGACCTGGCCAAACAGCTATATTTCATTCAAAATAGTTGCGGTGCAGTACCTGGACCACAGGATTGTTTCCTCGTACTGCGTGGATTGAAAACCCTGCATGTACGTATGCAAAGGCATTGTGAGAACGGGGCTGCGGTGGCACACTTCCTACGCCAGCACTCTAAAGTAGCCAAGGTATACTGGTGCGGTTTTGAAGACCATCCAAATCATGCTATTGCTAAAAAGCAGATGCGTGGCTATGGTGGTATGATCTCATTTACGCTGAAAAATGACAGTATAGAAGCTGCGACAAAAGTTTTGAGCGGTACCCACCTGTTCTCCCTGGCGGAATCCCTGGGTGGCGTGGAGTCACTGATAGGGCATCCGGCGTCTATGACGCATGCCTCTATTCCCCGTGAAGAGCGTATCAGCAATGGTTTAGTGGATTCGCTGATTCGATTAAGTGTAGGTATTGAAGATGCGGATGACCTGATCGCAGACCTTTCAAAAGCTATTGGATAATTGAAATCGCTTCTGCCTCAGGCAGGAGCGATTGTTTTTTGGGGACATCAGTTTTCACAATTTTACTTACTTTCAATGCGTCATGTTGCAATCTTATGCGAGCCTACAGACAAACCTAACCGAATAACCACCATGAAATTCCAGCAACTGAAGGCGTTTTTGGATACCAAAGCGGCATATTACAATAATCCGGATTTTATAGCCGGAGATCCTATCACGATCCCGCACAGGTTTTCCAAACTACAGGATATCGAGATCGCAGGACTTTTTGCAGCCATACTTGCCTGGGGTAACCGGACCACTATTATCAATAAATGCACTGAAATGATGAAGTTGATGGACAACGAACCCTACGACTTCATCAAAAACCACCAGCCCGGAGAACGTATAAAGCTCATGCAGTTCTGCCACCGGACATTCAACGGGATAGACCTGCTCTATTTCGTCGAGTTCCTGCAGCATTACTATAGTAACGTCACCTCCCTGGAATTTGCCTTTAGCGGTCACCTGACCCCTAAAGACGAAACCATTGAAAATGCCCTTATAGGGTTTCATAAGATATTCTTTGCCATGGAGCACCCGGAAAGGACCAGGAAACACATTTCCACCCCCGCCAGGAACTCCGCCTGTAAACGCCTGAACATGTATTTGCGCTGGATGGTCAGAAAAGATGAAAATGGCGTGGATTTTGGACTATGGAAACACATTAGCCCTTCACAACTGGTATGTCCCGTAGATGTGCATGTGGGCAGAGTCGCTACCAGACTGGGATTGATCTCAGCAGCCAAATCAGACTGGCGAACTGCACTGGAACTGACAGAAAAGCTAAAGCAGCTGGATCCGGAAGACCCTGCCAAATACGATTTTGCGTTGTTTGGCCTCGGCGTAATAGAAAAATATGTTTAAAATATATAGCGTAATGATGAAGCGATTTTTTGTGTCAATGGCTCTGGGCGCTACCATGGCCATGCCGGCATTTGCACAACAACAGGATGATAAAAGAGATTATGTAGATCTGAGCTACAATTTTCTCAAAGGCCAACAGTTCGAGCTGAAACAGGAAAGCCGCAGCGAAACCTATACGACAGTAGATGATGTCATGCAACGCGTAACACGCGATTTCAATAATACCATTGCTATCGAGGTGACCGAAACTTCAGACGGACATGCTACCCTGACTTTCAAATACAAAGAGCTGAAGTTCAATTTCAATGCACGTAATCAGAACATCCTCGTGGATGCTGCCGTGCCTAATGAAAAAGAACCTTTCCAGGCTGCCCTGAAAAGTATTATCGATCAGCCATTCTCTGTCGATATATCGTCCTCAGGATACATCAATAAAGTAATGGGGCTGGACGATCTGCTGGACAAAGCATCGGCCACCTTCGCAAACCTGAAACCAGATGAGCAGACTGCTTATAAAAAACTGATGAAAGACCAGTTTGGTGCCAATGCATTCCGTACCTGGTTAGAACAACTGCTGGTGATCTATCCGGTGCGTAGTATCAAAACAGGTACCCGCTGGGAAGAGAACGTACCTATCCGTACCGGATTGGTAGGAGACATTTCCCTTTACTGGAACCTGCAGACATGGGATAGCCAGACAGCAAAGATCAATGGTACAGGTAAGGTCAACACAAATAAAGTAGAGACCTTTACAACCGATGATGGTATAGAAGCTACTGCTGAAATCAATGGCGATATCATGACGAATTATCTCATAGATCGTACATCAGGATTTCCTAGTATTGCTTCGCAGAATACAGAGATGAATGGTACGTATACTTACAAAGCGAATAAAGCGAAGAAGATTAAAAGTGATGTGAAAGTACCGGTGAAGATTGTGACGAATGCGTCTTATAAAATTAAAAGAATGAAATAACTAAATAAAGAAATTAAAGCAATTAGCAGCACTATTTTGCTGAAGCAAAATGGTGCTGCTAATCTTTAAAAAAATTGCTGCTGCCATTGGCAGCAGCAATTTTTTTAAAGATTAAAATGAATAAATTAATACGGATAAAATGCAGCTTTTACCTGAAACAACATTACAACTTGCCGCAGATACTTCCCTCGCAATTCCTGATCACATCACCTACGAACAGTTAATAACACTCCTCGCTGCAAAGCTTGAAACAATGATCAATCAAGACTTTCAGCAGTTCGTACTATTGTTGTATAAAATCGATGTCGCAGAAAATAAAATAAGACAGGTACTGGCTGATGATACAACCGGAGAGGTCTATCATAAAATTGCTGCCTTGCTCATAGAGCGTCAGCAGCAAAAAATTATCTCCCGCAAAACCTTTACCAGGCCGGCCAGCGATGACGATGAAGAAGAAAGATGGTAACCTATTTATCAAACATCAGTTCACGTACTTTCGCTTTATCTTCTTTCTCCTTTTCTAATTCAAATGATGTTTTGAATACCCAATCCCACAAAGAAGAACTTACACCAAACCCTTTCTCTTCTGCCTTATAGTGATGCAGATGATGATTGCGCCACAATGGTTTCATAAATTTAAACGGTGGATTCCATGCATGAATCGCATAGTGCATGCTGCCATAAATCAGGTAACCTAACATAAATCCCGGAAAGAACATATAAGTGTACTGTCTCAGGAAAATATACTGCACACCAAATATTGCTGATGCCAGTATAAGACTGGGCACAGGCGGCATAAACAACCGTTGCTTGTCGCGTGGATATTCATGGTGATTACCATGCATCACATAGATAAACCGTCTTACTCTAGGATTCTCACTACTGAAGTGAAACAAGTAGCGGTGCATGATGTATTCAAAAAATGTCCAGAAAAACATTGCACCAAAAAAGATCGTTAATACAGTAGTGATGTTAAATCCTAATGAGGTGTTGCTGTAGTAAAGGCTATACCCGATAATTGGGATGTACATGCCCCAAATCACCAATGGATGTGTTTTGGTGAGCATTTCTAAATAACTGCTCTCAAAAAGCCTTGCCTGTCCTTTGTTCTTAATCTTATCAAACTTCATGACTCCCTTTAGATTTTTTTGCAAAATTAAAAAGCCTTAAAACCCTTTATTCTTCCCGTTATATCATTCGCCAAAAATTCATACCCGCTAATATTATGCCGATATTGCCTTCCCTTTCTGTATGAATTTATGAATTACACAAGTGCCATTTTTCGTCCTTTTCATATTGATATTTTTTTTTACCTGTATTTGATAAAAAGTATACATTTTATCTCTATACTTAGTCCCATCGGAGATTATTAAAGATTCTCACATATGACATTGATCATTAATTTTTTATCCTTAAAGAAGAAAAACTTAACATTTCTATCAAAATAAACTGCCGTGTCATAATGTGGATTTGCTGCCTCAGCAGCGTAGACGGATAAATATGTATACAGCAAAAGATCATCAATTGTTGAGAGATTGTCCTTTCTAAATTTCGATATTCTCACTGAAATCACCTATCAATCCACTGCGGGCAGATGACCCATTAAAATGTATAAGCTATATTTACAAATCATACAACCAGAACGTTATTTTATGAAACTTGTTACTTACCTCCGGGAAGAGAGCGACCAACTGGCAATATTAGTAGACAACCAGCTCTACAACACCCAGGATCTTCACCCAAATCTCCCCAGCAGTATGCAAATGTTCCTACTCATGTGGGAAGATGTGATCGATATTGCAAAGGAAGCCGACGCACAATTAAAAGCAGGCAAACACGTAGGCATCGCTAGTCCCATTCCACTGGAAAAAGTTACACTGATGGCCCCTGTGCCATTCCCCAATTCCTGCCGTGATGGTTACGCATTCCGTCAGCACGTTGCTTCTGCACGTCGCAACCGCAGGGTTGAGATGATCGCAGAATTCGATCAGTTCCCCGTTTTTTACTTTACCAACCACAATGCTATTCAGGGACCAGGTAATGTATATTGCATGCCTGATCACTTCGAAAAACTGGACTTTGAACTGGAAGCTGCTATCGTAATCTGTAAAGCAGGCCGCAACATTCCTGCTGAAGAAGCAGATGAATACATCGGCGGTTACATGATCATGAATGATATGAGCGCCCGTACCCTTCAAATGGATGAAATGAAACTGAACATGGGTCCCTGCAAAGGCAAGGATTTCAGCACCGTGATCGGTCCTATGCTGGTGACACCCGATGAACTGCAACACCTGCTCAAAGATCCTAAACCTGGTCATACCGGCAATGCTTATAACCTGAAAATGACCTGTCACGTGAATGGTGTGCAGGTAAGCGAAGGCAATATGGCAGATATGGACTGGACCTTTGCCGAAATAGTACAGCGCTGCTCTTATGGAGCGAATATCATGCCCGGTGATGTAATTGGTAGTGGTACAGTAGGTACCGGCTGCTTCCTGGAACTGAATGGTACCGGCAAACTCAATAATCCAGATTATCCTGAACAATGGCTACAGGCCGGTGATGTGGTAGAACTGGAAATTGAAGGGCTGGGAAAACTGACCAATACCATCGTTGCTGAAGAATCAGATTTTTCGATCCTCAAACTAAAAAAATAAATGCAGATCATTCCGGGGCAGGTAACCACCGCCGTACTGCAAGGTTATTTACAGGGTGCCATCGCCCCAAGACCTATCTGTTTTGCAAGCACTGTCGATAAAGAAGGAAGACCTAATTTATCGCCATTTAGCTTCTTCAATATCTTCGGCACTAATCCTGCTACGTTGATTTTTTCACCTTCGCGCAGGGTCCGGGACAATACGACCAAACATACGCTGGAAAACCTTTACGAGGTAAAGGAAGTCGTGATCAATATGGTGAATTATGCCATGGTGCAGCAAACCTCTTTGGCCAGTTGTGAATACCCAAAAGAGATCAGTGAATTTGAGAAAGCGGGGTTTACAGCGATTGCTGCTGAAAAAGTACGGCCTTTCAGGGTAAAGGAAAGCCCGGTGCAGATGGAGTGTATTGTGAGGCAGATTATTGAAACCGGTACTGAAG
This Chitinophaga sancti DNA region includes the following protein-coding sequences:
- a CDS encoding sterol desaturase family protein; its protein translation is MKFDKIKNKGQARLFESSYLEMLTKTHPLVIWGMYIPIIGYSLYYSNTSLGFNITTVLTIFFGAMFFWTFFEYIMHRYLFHFSSENPRVRRFIYVMHGNHHEYPRDKQRLFMPPVPSLILASAIFGVQYIFLRQYTYMFFPGFMLGYLIYGSMHYAIHAWNPPFKFMKPLWRNHHLHHYKAEEKGFGVSSSLWDWVFKTSFELEKEKEDKAKVRELMFDK
- a CDS encoding cystathionine gamma-synthase; its protein translation is MKLGTKLIHAGVTPDPSTGAIMTPIFQTSTYVQSAPGQHKGYEYARTQNPTRDALQNALAAIENGKFGISFGSGLAATDAVMKLLNPGDEVIASNDLYGGTYRIFTKIFERYGIKFHFIGMQDAQNIRNYINTNTKLIWIETPTNPLLNIIDIAACAHIAGEHKILLAVDNTFASPYLQNPLDLGANIVVHSATKYLGGHSDVVHGAIIVKDEDLAKQLYFIQNSCGAVPGPQDCFLVLRGLKTLHVRMQRHCENGAAVAHFLRQHSKVAKVYWCGFEDHPNHAIAKKQMRGYGGMISFTLKNDSIEAATKVLSGTHLFSLAESLGGVESLIGHPASMTHASIPREERISNGLVDSLIRLSVGIEDADDLIADLSKAIG
- a CDS encoding DUF2911 domain-containing protein — encoded protein: MKQVFIATLITLFSCSALFAQDKKLPPLDSSPMDMAYYPVMYPYVVRVKGEPGALVARVIYSRPQKKGRKIFGDLEPYGELYRLGANEATEVEFYRPVTIGGKLVPKGRYTMYAIPNETKWTIIINRDTDIWGAFKYSEAKDVVRIDVPVTKMDTPVEPFTMVFEKADYGANLIIAWDVVSVSLPVKFSNAAPVKK
- a CDS encoding DUF6263 family protein is translated as MMKRFFVSMALGATMAMPAFAQQQDDKRDYVDLSYNFLKGQQFELKQESRSETYTTVDDVMQRVTRDFNNTIAIEVTETSDGHATLTFKYKELKFNFNARNQNILVDAAVPNEKEPFQAALKSIIDQPFSVDISSSGYINKVMGLDDLLDKASATFANLKPDEQTAYKKLMKDQFGANAFRTWLEQLLVIYPVRSIKTGTRWEENVPIRTGLVGDISLYWNLQTWDSQTAKINGTGKVNTNKVETFTTDDGIEATAEINGDIMTNYLIDRTSGFPSIASQNTEMNGTYTYKANKAKKIKSDVKVPVKIVTNASYKIKRMK
- a CDS encoding TIGR02757 family protein, with the translated sequence MRHVAILCEPTDKPNRITTMKFQQLKAFLDTKAAYYNNPDFIAGDPITIPHRFSKLQDIEIAGLFAAILAWGNRTTIINKCTEMMKLMDNEPYDFIKNHQPGERIKLMQFCHRTFNGIDLLYFVEFLQHYYSNVTSLEFAFSGHLTPKDETIENALIGFHKIFFAMEHPERTRKHISTPARNSACKRLNMYLRWMVRKDENGVDFGLWKHISPSQLVCPVDVHVGRVATRLGLISAAKSDWRTALELTEKLKQLDPEDPAKYDFALFGLGVIEKYV
- a CDS encoding flavin reductase family protein gives rise to the protein MQIIPGQVTTAVLQGYLQGAIAPRPICFASTVDKEGRPNLSPFSFFNIFGTNPATLIFSPSRRVRDNTTKHTLENLYEVKEVVINMVNYAMVQQTSLASCEYPKEISEFEKAGFTAIAAEKVRPFRVKESPVQMECIVRQIIETGTEGGAGNLVICEPVMIHISDEVLNEKGGIDPHKLDLVARMGGDYYCRASGDAVFEVAKPNTALGIGIDALPLHIRNSRILTGNHLGQLANVHEHPVIDPAFEDEHLKNIFQYYSITPDEMERELHAYAQRLLDKGKVAEAWQILLAV
- a CDS encoding ACP phosphodiesterase; this translates as MNFLAHAYLSYHQPSITTGNMIADFVKGKHWQDYDTDIQQGIQLHRLIDSFTDTHSVTLEAKRFFQPGCGKYSAVFIDIVYDHFLANDTTRFPGNTLAAFAQEVYTTLKERHHLLPVGFQEVFRYMSQQNWLMEYQHKDGIYKTFSGIVRRSRYLEVTADVPFAALEANYDALAASYQAFFPDLVNFVQNVPPALTSV
- a CDS encoding fumarylacetoacetate hydrolase family protein, giving the protein MKLVTYLREESDQLAILVDNQLYNTQDLHPNLPSSMQMFLLMWEDVIDIAKEADAQLKAGKHVGIASPIPLEKVTLMAPVPFPNSCRDGYAFRQHVASARRNRRVEMIAEFDQFPVFYFTNHNAIQGPGNVYCMPDHFEKLDFELEAAIVICKAGRNIPAEEADEYIGGYMIMNDMSARTLQMDEMKLNMGPCKGKDFSTVIGPMLVTPDELQHLLKDPKPGHTGNAYNLKMTCHVNGVQVSEGNMADMDWTFAEIVQRCSYGANIMPGDVIGSGTVGTGCFLELNGTGKLNNPDYPEQWLQAGDVVELEIEGLGKLTNTIVAEESDFSILKLKK